The DNA sequence TTGGGTGCTCGACCCGCACCGGCTCGGCGTCACGCGGCTCTACACGCTGCTGACCTCGGCGTTCATCCACGCGACCTGGGGCCACATCGTGTCGAACCTGCTGTTCCTGTGGGTGTTCGGGCCCGGCGTGGAGGAGCGCTCCGGCGGCGTGCGCTTCCTCGCGCTCTACCTCGCCTGCGCGCTCGCGGGCGCACTCGCGTACCTGTGGTGGCCGGGCGGCCCGGACACGCCGCTGGTCGGAGCGAGCGGCGCCATCTCGGGCGTGCTCGGCGCCGCGCTCGTCCTGCGACCGCGGGCGCATCTCCGCGTGGCAGTGCTCGCCGTGGTCGTGCCCGTCGGCGTCACGCGGCTCCAGAC is a window from the Actinomycetota bacterium genome containing:
- a CDS encoding rhomboid family intramembrane serine protease, coding for MIPLRDEDRPPIVPWATLGLLAACAAVFAYQLTLRGDAAQAFVDAWVLDPHRLGVTRLYTLLTSAFIHATWGHIVSNLLFLWVFGPGVEERSGGVRFLALYLACALAGALAYLWWPGGPDTPLVGASGAISGVLGAALVLRPRAHLRVAVLAVVVPVGVTRLQT